A single region of the Marinobacter salinus genome encodes:
- a CDS encoding aminoglycoside phosphotransferase family protein gives MDIRLRLLTEWVRQFPGFEQTNVEPVSGDASFRRYFRVSRIAANGMPESFIVMDAPPEHENCGPFVAIARHWHQHGVAVPDILQQDLAQGFLLIEDFGDQLMLGQLNGNTADTLYRGALSELIAIQQLSSPVDYPLPPYDTALLDREMALFPDWLLEQYLGLDLSNTERALLDTTFAILRESALAQPEVTVHRDYHSRNLLIRAGSDRPGVIDFQDAVTGPVTYDAASLLKDCYIEWPEEQVCQWLEVFREGSIQSGLHRADKETFRQWFELMGMQRHLKAAGIFARLALRDGKHGYLNDIPRTVGYLLTASSRQPALRHFHEWLSDTVMPEITHRIGPAPDREQ, from the coding sequence ATGGACATCCGCCTGCGTTTGCTGACCGAGTGGGTCAGACAGTTCCCCGGCTTTGAACAGACGAACGTCGAGCCCGTCTCCGGCGACGCCAGTTTCCGCCGCTATTTCCGGGTCAGCCGCATCGCTGCCAATGGTATGCCGGAGTCTTTCATTGTGATGGATGCACCTCCGGAGCACGAGAACTGTGGACCGTTTGTGGCCATCGCCCGGCACTGGCATCAGCATGGTGTCGCCGTTCCGGATATCCTGCAGCAAGATCTGGCCCAAGGTTTTTTGTTGATTGAGGATTTTGGCGATCAGCTCATGCTGGGACAGCTTAACGGCAACACGGCAGACACGCTCTACCGTGGAGCGCTGAGCGAACTGATTGCCATACAGCAGCTCAGCTCCCCGGTAGATTATCCGCTACCCCCTTATGATACAGCCCTGCTGGATCGTGAAATGGCACTGTTCCCGGACTGGCTTCTGGAGCAGTACCTTGGCCTGGACCTCAGCAACACTGAACGCGCGCTTCTGGATACGACATTTGCCATTCTCAGAGAGAGTGCCCTGGCGCAGCCGGAAGTGACGGTGCACCGGGACTACCATTCCCGGAACTTGCTGATCAGAGCCGGGTCGGACCGCCCGGGTGTCATTGATTTCCAGGACGCCGTAACCGGCCCCGTCACCTATGATGCAGCTTCCCTCCTCAAGGACTGTTACATCGAATGGCCGGAGGAACAGGTATGCCAATGGCTGGAGGTCTTCCGGGAGGGAAGCATACAGTCTGGCCTGCACCGGGCGGACAAGGAAACTTTCCGCCAGTGGTTCGAACTCATGGGGATGCAGCGCCACCTCAAGGCCGCCGGGATTTTCGCGCGCCTGGCACTTCGCGATGGTAAACACGGTTACCTGAATGACATTCCCCGTACCGTGGGTTACCTGTTGACCGCCAGCAGCAGACAACCGGCATTGCGCCATTTCCACGAATGGCTAAGCGATACGGTCATGCCTGAGATCACGCACCGTATTGGCCCCGCACCGGATCGGGAGCAATGA